DNA from Rubripirellula lacrimiformis:
AGGATCAACACCTCGTCTTCGAGCCAATCTTTGGACGCCTTGGATCGGCCTTTCTGGATCTGGCACAGCCCCAACCGGGTAGCACCGGTCTGAAGTTTACCCGGTTCGATGGTTACCTTTTGGATCGGACGGCCCAACAGCGTTGCCATCACGGCATGGCCGGCTTCGTGGTATGCCGTGGCGACTCGGTCGGCCAGTTGTTCAGGATCCCATTGACTTGCATCCCATTTGGCACGCTCAGGCGGTGGCTGACCGGCGTCGTCTTGCCCACGATGATTCGGGTTCTTTGCACTCATTCGGACAGCCTATCCGTATCGGCCGGCGCCGCCGTGTCACCCGTCCCATCCGAATCCGCAGGTTGCTCGGTCCCGTGGGATTGGGAACGACGCCGTCTTTCGTCGGCGCGAATGGCGCGGGTCAACAGCCGGTCGAAGGTTGCTGCAAAGGCCTTTTTGTCGGTGGCACTGTAGGGCGACGTCCGGCCCACCACCATGCCTTCACCACGCAGATCATCCATGAAATTTCGCATCGACAATCGGGAAGCGATCGTGTCTTGGGAGTATTCAACGCCGCGGGGGTCGATGACGTACAACCCGCCGTCCACCAAATCACTGGCCAAGGGCACATCGGCCGTGATCGCCAAATCACCGAAATCGGCCGTCATGGCGATATAGCGGTCGGCTTGATCGGCGCCTTCGGGCACGGTGACCGATCGCACCTGGGCATAGGCCGGGGGGGCGACGACCGGGCGGTTGGCGACCAAGATGGTTTCAATTTCCAGCCGCTTGGACGCTTTAAAAACAATCTCTTTGACGTCGGTCGGAGCCGCGTCAGCGTCGATCCAAATCTTCAAAGCAGGTTTTCCTGGAAACAGCGAAATGGCGGATGAATGGCGGTTTGGCGGCGACTGACCAAACGTGTCAATCGTGACCCCGATGATGATTTCTGTCGAGGGCAAGTCAGTTTCTTGCCGCTCGAAGATTGGTTTTCCACCTGAATCACGGAAGGTTTCACGATGTCCAAATTTTACGCTCAATCCGGCAGCCGCTCGATCGTCATCACCGCCGAAAACGCCCGCGAAGCAGCGACACAATTGGTGGATCACGTGCTGGGGGATCATGTCTGGATCTACGGCGACGATTCGCTAAGCCAATCCGACCGCCGCGCCCACCTGGCGATGGAAACGCTGCTGACCCTAGACCATCAGGTTTCGGTTAGCCTTCGTGGTGCCGGACGCGACGATGCCGGCAACTTTGATATCGCTGAACTGGTCAACGATTGGCACCGGCTGATGACCAGCGTCAGCCGCATGTATGGACAATCGGTGTAGCGGCTAGTGCGGCCCCGCATACTCGCATACTCGCATACTCGCATCCCAGCGGCCCCGGATGTCCAACGGGGGGCAATCGATCACGCCATCCGAAATTCCACGGTGCACGCTTTGACGTTTTTTCAATCGGCCCAACTGGCCAGCCGCGACTCGATGAACTCGATCACTTGCTGGTGCTGTGCTTCACCGCGGCCCACGACATCGATGGGAGATCCGAATTCGAAATGCACGGTCTTGCTGGGATCGATCGGGCCCAAGTCTTTGATCCGCTTTCCGTTGCCCCATGCATCGGTCCGCAGCGCGATCGGAATGACAGGCACGCCGCAGCGCGACGCCAATTTGATGCCGATCGAATTGAACTGTGATGGATCGAACGACGTGCTTCGTGTGGTCTGCGGAAAAACGACGACCGAGATGCCTCGTTGAAGCCTTTCCGCACCCTGGGTCATCACGACCTTGAAGTCTTCCCGTGCGTTGACTCGCGACACTGCGATCGGATTGCGCGAGCCGAGAATGTGTCGAAACACCGGATAGTCCACCAAGCTTTGCTTGACCACAAAGGTCACATCACAAATCGGTTGAACGATCGCTGGCAACACGATCGTTTCCAACATGCTCATGTGGTTGCCGACAAACACACAAGGCGAGTGCAACGATTGCAAGTTCCCAGTGCCGGCGACTTCGACGGTGATGCCTACTGATTCCAGGGCACGCAGCACTTCAAAACTGGTCCGGCTCCACGTTTCGTTGTCGTATCTGCCGCGTTTTGCAACCCGGCTAGAACGCAGAACGTTGCGCACAAACTGCTGATAGAAATGCAGGGTTGGAAACGTCCGTCCGACCATTGACGGTGGCTGACCTGCCGACCGATAGCCCCCATCGACGTATTGAATCTGGTCGTCACGACGGGGTGGCACAAGGTCGGACACGGCAACGATCGTTGTTGATAACGGTAAAGCGAGATCCAAGCGGATCGAAAGGTCCACAGACGATACGAGACGACTGCGACCCGCAGGTTTGGTGATCCAACGAATTCGTCGATCAGGCGGGTTCTTTGACCAGGCGATCTGAACTGGCCATCCGATTGGAACTTTGGGTCATCTCGCGAATCCGATCGGCAAGGTCGTCCGTGATCATTCCCGGCGTCAATCGCCAAGCCCAATTCCCATCGGCTTTGCCCGGCATGTTCATCTTAGCTTCGTTCCCGAGACCCAAGAAATCTTGAATCGGGACGATCGCGGTATCCGATGCGGATTGATAGACCGCGTCGATCATTTGCCAGTGCACATCGTCGCCACCGGTGACGATTTCATCCAGTGGATCCGGCGCGTCGGCGCGTGGCTTGCGACTGCGATACCACCCCACCAACGTGTCATTGTCGTGCGTACCGGTATATGCGACCGAACGCTCGGTATAGGAACGAGGGCGATGGAAATCGTCCTCTTCGGTATCGAAACCAAACTGGAACACTCGCATCCCGGGGAACCCGAGTTCATCACGAAGTTGATGGACCGCTTCGGTGATCATCCCCAAGTCTTCGGCAATCATCGGCAATTCGCCAAGTTTACGCCGTGCGGCCTGAAACGGCTTTGCACCGGGGCCGATCACCCAACGTCCACTGACGGCCGTTTTGGCGGATGCAGGCACTTCCCAATACGCTTCGAATCCACGGAAGTGGTCGACGCGAAGCAGGTCAAACTGCTGCAAGGCTCCGCGGAATCGTGCGGTCCACCAGGCATAGTCGGTTGATTCCAGCACATCCCAGCGGTACTGAGGGTTGCCCCACAGTTGGCCGGTCTTGCTGAAATAATCGGGCGGTACACCGGCGACTAGCGTCGGCTTGCCGAACATGTCCAATGCAAACAGATCTTGGTTGGCCCAAACATCGGCACTGTTGTGCGCGACGAAGATCGGCATGTCGCCGTACATCTGGATGCCGCGGTCG
Protein-coding regions in this window:
- the malQ gene encoding 4-alpha-glucanotransferase, whose amino-acid sequence is MRFQRSSGVLCHITSLAGDYGIGDLGPNAFAFVDFLQAAGQGIWQILPLVPPSACDSPYSGYSAFAGNPLMISPELLVQDGLLDADDIQPSESVSADSSKVDYAAVAEFKQAILRKAFDRFTSGNYPQIQASLDQFVAGASWLDEFARFEAMMRHFGNSDWTQWPIEIVRRFSDAIENWDQKLRDEIDFSEFQQFIFDRQWKRLKAYANDRGIQMYGDMPIFVAHNSADVWANQDLFALDMFGKPTLVAGVPPDYFSKTGQLWGNPQYRWDVLESTDYAWWTARFRGALQQFDLLRVDHFRGFEAYWEVPASAKTAVSGRWVIGPGAKPFQAARRKLGELPMIAEDLGMITEAVHQLRDELGFPGMRVFQFGFDTEEDDFHRPRSYTERSVAYTGTHDNDTLVGWYRSRKPRADAPDPLDEIVTGGDDVHWQMIDAVYQSASDTAIVPIQDFLGLGNEAKMNMPGKADGNWAWRLTPGMITDDLADRIREMTQSSNRMASSDRLVKEPA
- a CDS encoding ATP-dependent metallopeptidase FtsH/Yme1/Tma family protein, whose protein sequence is MSAKNPNHRGQDDAGQPPPERAKWDASQWDPEQLADRVATAYHEAGHAVMATLLGRPIQKVTIEPGKLQTGATRLGLCQIQKGRSKASKDWLEDEVLILYAGMVAEAHFTGNYCQSGAAEDLRAIQRLVRSRPGSVRQMERYQRRFLDKTEHILRDDAYAEAIKLIATELVVRTTISGRAVRHFLDQSIKHTD
- a CDS encoding lysophospholipid acyltransferase family protein; the encoded protein is MSDLVPPRRDDQIQYVDGGYRSAGQPPSMVGRTFPTLHFYQQFVRNVLRSSRVAKRGRYDNETWSRTSFEVLRALESVGITVEVAGTGNLQSLHSPCVFVGNHMSMLETIVLPAIVQPICDVTFVVKQSLVDYPVFRHILGSRNPIAVSRVNAREDFKVVMTQGAERLQRGISVVVFPQTTRSTSFDPSQFNSIGIKLASRCGVPVIPIALRTDAWGNGKRIKDLGPIDPSKTVHFEFGSPIDVVGRGEAQHQQVIEFIESRLASWAD
- a CDS encoding YaiI/YqxD family protein, translated to MKIWIDADAAPTDVKEIVFKASKRLEIETILVANRPVVAPPAYAQVRSVTVPEGADQADRYIAMTADFGDLAITADVPLASDLVDGGLYVIDPRGVEYSQDTIASRLSMRNFMDDLRGEGMVVGRTSPYSATDKKAFAATFDRLLTRAIRADERRRRSQSHGTEQPADSDGTGDTAAPADTDRLSE